Within the Nocardioides aurantiacus genome, the region CCTCCGGCGTCCTGGCCGTGCTCGGCGAGGTGGTCGGCACCGTCGACCTCTTCGAGCTGCGTCCCCGCATCGGCTGGACCAGCGCCGCCGTGGCCGATCGCATCCCGCGCCACGAGCTGGTGCGCGACGTCGTCGTGTCCGCGTCGTACGGCGTGGTGGGCCGCTGGCGCGAGCACTACGACGACCTCGACCACGCCCGGGCCGCGGAGCTGCTCGTCGAGGTGGGTGCGGGCAACCTGGTCGACCGCACCTTCGGGACGCTGTCCGAGGGCGAGCGCAAGCGGGTCCAGATCGCCCGGGCGCTGATGACCGACCCCGAGCTGCTGCTGCTCGACGAGCCCGCCGCCGGCCTCGACCTCGGTGGCCGCGAGGACCTGGTCTCCACGCTGTCGGTGCTGGCGATGGACGAGTACTCCCCGGCCACCGTGCTGGTCTCCCACCACGTCGAGGAGATCCCTCCCGGGTTCACGCACGCGCTGCTGCTCCGCGACGGCAAGGCGGTCGCCGCCGGCCCGCTCCCGCACGTGCTCACCGAGGAGCTGCTCTCGCGCACCTTCGGACTGCCGCTGACGGTGCAGGAGGAGGACGGGCGCTGGGCCGCACGGCGCAAGGCGGGCCGACGCGCCTGAGCGCCGGACCCGGGAAGGCTGTTCGGTCCCCGGCTAGGGTTCGGCCATGGACTGGCTACGGGACAACGCATGGCAGAGCTGGATGCTCCTCGCCGTCGTCCTGGGCGGCCTGGAGATGCTCGGCCTGGAGCTGTTCCTGCTGATGCTGGCCGGTGGCGCCGTCGTCGGAGGCGTGACGGCCCTGCTCGGCGGGGATCCGCCCCTCCAGCTCATCCTCGCGCTGGTCACCTCGGTCGCGCTGCTGGGCCTGGTGCGTCCCAACATCATCGGCAGGCTCCACTCGACCCCCAAGCTGGTCACCGGCCACCACTCGCTGATCGGACGTCGGGCCACCGTGCTCCGGGAGCTGTCCACCTCGGCGCCGGGCCGGGTCAAGGTCGAGGGCGAGGAGTGGACCGCGCTGCCGTACGACGAGGACGACGCCATCGAGGCCGGTGCCGTGGTCGACGTCGTGATGATCAAGGGTGCGACGGCGTACGTGCTGCGCGCCCACCCGCCGACGACGTAGCCACGTCGCGGCGTTCCGCTGCAACTCGGGTGACAAGGGGGATAGCCATGGGACTTCTCATCGTGCTGGTGGTGCTGCTGCTCTTCGTGGTGGTGCTGCTGGCCAAGTCCATCCAGATCGTGCCGCAGTCGCGGGTGGGCATCGTGGAGCGGCTGGGCAAGTACCAGCGCACGCTCACCGAGGGCCCCAACCTGCTCGTGCCGTTCATCGACCGGGTGCGCTACAAGATCGACCTGCGTGAGCAGGTGGTCTCGTTCCCGCCCGTCTCGGTGATCACCGAGGACAACCTCTCGGTCGACATCGACACGGTCATCTACTTCACCGTCACCGACCCGGTCGCGGCGACGTACGAGATCGTGAACTACATCCAGGGCGTCGAGCAGCTGACCATCACCACCACCCGCAACATCGTCGGTGGCATGACGCTGGAGGAGACGCTGACCTCCCGCGACCGCATCAACACCAGCCTCTCCGAGGTCCTCGACGACGCCACCGGCCGCTGGGGCATCAAGGTCAAGCGCGTCGAGATCAAGGCGATCGACCCGCCGGCCTCCATCAAGGACTCGATGGAGAAGCAGATGCGCGCCGACCGCGACAAGCGGGCCGCGATCCTCACCGCCGAGGGCCAGCGCCAGTCCGCGATCCTCACCGCCGAGGGCGGCAAGCAGGCCGCCATCCTCAACGCCGAGGGCGACCGCCAGTCGCTGATCCTGCGGGCCCAGGCGGAGCGTGAGTCCTCGATCCTCAAGGCGCAGGGTGAGGGCCAGGCCATCCAGACGGTGTTCCAGGCCATCCACGACGGGCAGCCCGACCAGGCGCTGCTCGCCTACCAGTACCTCCAGATGATGCCCAAGATCGCCGAGGGCTCGGCCAACAAGGTGTGGGTCGTGCCGTCGGAGATCACCAAGGCGCTCGAGGGCCTCGGCTCGGCCATGAACCAGGTCAGCGGCATCCCGAAGGACTCCGGCGGTCCGCGCGTGCGGGTCGACCCCGGGGCCATGGACGTCGAGATCCCCGAGGTCGATACCAGCAGCGCCGACGAGGCCGTCCGCGAGGCGCTGCGCGCCGCCGAGGAGTCGGCACGCACCGCGCCGGGCCAGGCGGCCAGCCCGATCGGCGGACTCGACGCCGGCCGCGACCTCGCGGCCGGCATCCCCGACCCGTCGGTGACGCCCCCGCCCGCCGAGGCCCCGCCGGCCGGCGCCGACGGGCCGCCCGACGACGGGTCGACCCGGGCCTAGTGGGTCCCTTCGAATCGGCGGCGATCCTCCTCGCGGGGGTCGCCGCCGGCACGATCAACACCGTCGTGGGCTCCGGGACGCTGATCACCTTCCCGACGCTGCTCGCCTTCGGCGTACCGCCCGTGACGGCCAACGTCTCCAACACCCTGGGCCTGGCACCGGGCTCGCTCTCCGGCGCGATCGGCTACCGCGCCGAGCTCCGCGGGCAGCGCCGCCGGCTCGTGGTGCTGGGCTCGGCCTCGCTGCTCGGCGGCATCGTCGGGGCGCTGCTGCTGCTCTGGCTCCCGTCCTCGGCCTTCGACGCCGTGGTGCCCGTGCTCATCCTCCTCGGGTGCGCCCTCGTGGTCGTCGGCCCGCGCCTCTCGCGCCGGGTCGCGGCGCGGGCGGCCACCCGCGGCGGCCTGGCCGAGCACGGCGCGTGGTGGGTGTGGCCCGCGGTGGGCCTGGCCGGGGTGTACGGCGGCTACTTCGGCGCCGCCCAGGGCGTGCTGCTCATGGCGATCCTCGGCATCGGCGTCGCCGACACCATGCAGCGCCACAACGCCGCCAAGAACGTGCTGGCGCTGATCGTCAACGGCATCGCCGCGGTGGTGTTCGTGCTGCTCGCCTTCGTCGACGTGCCGTTCGCCCCGTCGAGCTCGGCGGGGAGCATCGACTGGTCGGTCGCCGGCCTGATCGCGGCGGGCTCGGTGATCGGCGGCCAGATCGGCGCCAAGGTCGGCCGCCGGCTGCCGCCACCGTTCCTGCGGGCCGTCATCGTGACGGTCGGCCTGGTCGCCGTCGCGGCGTTCGTGCTGCCGCTGTAGGTGCGGGCGGCGTACGCCCTCGGGGGAGGCGGCCGCGCCCCCGGACGTCCGGGCCGGCCCCCGACGTACGACGCCCCCGACCGCGCGCGGCGGACGGGGGCGTCGGGTGGAGCGGGGTGCGTCAGGCCGAGCGGGCGTGGCTCTTGCTCGACTCGGTGATCACGCCCACGCGGTCGGTCGGGCCGGGGGCCGGCGCCTTCTCGTCCTGGCCAGCGTTGACGGCCTCCTCGATGCGCTTGCCGGTGTCGGCGTCGACGTTCTTCCAGTACTCGAGGACGCGGGGGAGCGTCTCGGGCTTCACGCCGCCGAGGATGTGACCGGCGACGTTGCCGACGAAGCGCTCGCGCTGCTCGTCGTCCCAGACCTCGCGCACCAGCGTGCCGGCCTGGCCGAAGTCGTCGTCCTCGGAGCGCAGCGTGTAGGCCTCGCGGACCATGGCGCCGTCGACCTCCCAGCCGTCCTCGGCGACACCGGTCTCGTCGGAGTAGCCGCGCCCGTAGGAGTTCGGGGCGTAGACCGGGGCGTCACCGGAGTGCTGGTAGGCCATCGGCCCGTCGAAGGTGTAGGTGTTGTGGTCGGCCACGCGGTTCTGGTTGACCGGCAGCTGGTGGTAGTTCGGGCCGATCCGGTAGCGGTGCGTGTCGGCGTAGGAGAACACCCGTCCCTGCAGCATCTTGTCGGGGCTGAAGGAGATCCCCGGCACGATCGCGCTGGGCTCGAAGGCCGCCTGCTCGATCTGCGCGAAGAAGTTGTCGGGGTTCTTGTCGAGCCGCATCGTGCCGACCTTGATCAGCGGGTAGTCCGCGTGCGACCAGGTCTTGGTCAGGTCGAACGGGTTGAACCGGTAGGTCTTGGCGTCCTCGTAGGGCATCACCTGCACGTTCAGGGTCCAGGACGGGAAGTCGCCGTTGTCGATGGCCTCCTGCAGGTCGCGACGGTGGAAGTCGCTGTCCTCGCCGGCGATCTTGTTGGCCGCCTCCTGGGTCAGGTTGCGCACGCCCTGGTCGGAGTGGAAGTGGAACTTCACCCACGACTTCTCGCCGGCGGCGTTGATCCACATGTAGGTGTGCGAGCCGTAGCCGTTCATCTCGCGCCACGAGGCCGGGATGCCGCGGTCGCCCATCAGGTAGGTCACCTGGTGCGCGGACTCGGGGTTGAGGGTCCAGAAGTCCCACTGCATGTCGTTGTCGCGCAGGCCGGTGCCGCCGCGCCGCTTCTG harbors:
- a CDS encoding ABC transporter ATP-binding protein, with amino-acid sequence MNAVLELADVTVRRGESVLLDGLDWAVEEDERWVVLGPNGAGKTTLLQLCSAQIHPTSGVLAVLGEVVGTVDLFELRPRIGWTSAAVADRIPRHELVRDVVVSASYGVVGRWREHYDDLDHARAAELLVEVGAGNLVDRTFGTLSEGERKRVQIARALMTDPELLLLDEPAAGLDLGGREDLVSTLSVLAMDEYSPATVLVSHHVEEIPPGFTHALLLRDGKAVAAGPLPHVLTEELLSRTFGLPLTVQEEDGRWAARRKAGRRA
- a CDS encoding NfeD family protein, translated to MDWLRDNAWQSWMLLAVVLGGLEMLGLELFLLMLAGGAVVGGVTALLGGDPPLQLILALVTSVALLGLVRPNIIGRLHSTPKLVTGHHSLIGRRATVLRELSTSAPGRVKVEGEEWTALPYDEDDAIEAGAVVDVVMIKGATAYVLRAHPPTT
- a CDS encoding SPFH domain-containing protein: MGLLIVLVVLLLFVVVLLAKSIQIVPQSRVGIVERLGKYQRTLTEGPNLLVPFIDRVRYKIDLREQVVSFPPVSVITEDNLSVDIDTVIYFTVTDPVAATYEIVNYIQGVEQLTITTTRNIVGGMTLEETLTSRDRINTSLSEVLDDATGRWGIKVKRVEIKAIDPPASIKDSMEKQMRADRDKRAAILTAEGQRQSAILTAEGGKQAAILNAEGDRQSLILRAQAERESSILKAQGEGQAIQTVFQAIHDGQPDQALLAYQYLQMMPKIAEGSANKVWVVPSEITKALEGLGSAMNQVSGIPKDSGGPRVRVDPGAMDVEIPEVDTSSADEAVREALRAAEESARTAPGQAASPIGGLDAGRDLAAGIPDPSVTPPPAEAPPAGADGPPDDGSTRA
- a CDS encoding sulfite exporter TauE/SafE family protein, whose amino-acid sequence is MGPFESAAILLAGVAAGTINTVVGSGTLITFPTLLAFGVPPVTANVSNTLGLAPGSLSGAIGYRAELRGQRRRLVVLGSASLLGGIVGALLLLWLPSSAFDAVVPVLILLGCALVVVGPRLSRRVAARAATRGGLAEHGAWWVWPAVGLAGVYGGYFGAAQGVLLMAILGIGVADTMQRHNAAKNVLALIVNGIAAVVFVLLAFVDVPFAPSSSAGSIDWSVAGLIAAGSVIGGQIGAKVGRRLPPPFLRAVIVTVGLVAVAAFVLPL
- a CDS encoding catalase — encoded protein: MSDTTRPHGGSTTESGAPAPSEKNSLTVGDTGPILLNDHHFINQMAHFNRERVPERNVHAKGSGAFGTFETTEDVSAYTKAALFQPGVTTDMLARFSTVAGEQGSPDTWRDPRGFALKFYTTEGNWDLVGNNTPVFFVRDTMKFPHFIRSQKRRGGTGLRDNDMQWDFWTLNPESAHQVTYLMGDRGIPASWREMNGYGSHTYMWINAAGEKSWVKFHFHSDQGVRNLTQEAANKIAGEDSDFHRRDLQEAIDNGDFPSWTLNVQVMPYEDAKTYRFNPFDLTKTWSHADYPLIKVGTMRLDKNPDNFFAQIEQAAFEPSAIVPGISFSPDKMLQGRVFSYADTHRYRIGPNYHQLPVNQNRVADHNTYTFDGPMAYQHSGDAPVYAPNSYGRGYSDETGVAEDGWEVDGAMVREAYTLRSEDDDFGQAGTLVREVWDDEQRERFVGNVAGHILGGVKPETLPRVLEYWKNVDADTGKRIEEAVNAGQDEKAPAPGPTDRVGVITESSKSHARSA